A genomic segment from Chanos chanos chromosome 2, fChaCha1.1, whole genome shotgun sequence encodes:
- the p2ry6 gene encoding P2Y purinoceptor 6, whose protein sequence is MDSLSLVFLSLPSCTYNEDFKRYLLPAVYCLVLTFGLPLNLAVVLKLCRSCRELTRSNIYTLNLAAADLLYVCSLPLLVYNYASHDYWPFGDFTCRLVRFQFYSNLHGSIFFLTCLSFQRYLGICHPLASWHKQGGRRVAWITCGCVWVAVAILCAPTFQFAATGVQRNRTVCYDLSTPERSKQYFPYGMALTCLGFLLPFLVIIMLYCCMAHVLCRSNGAGTPASQDKRRRAVRMIIIVVLVFAISFFPFHITKTLYLLVRTLPEAPCQVRNFFSVIYKSTRPFASMNSVLDPILFYFTQPKYRHSTRKLLVRITTARDKSDKV, encoded by the coding sequence CTTACCTTCCTGCACCTACAATGAGGACTTCAAGCGCTATCTCCTTCCTGCCGTCTACTGCCTTGTGTTGACCTTTGGCCTGCCTCTCAACCTGGCAGTGGTTCTAAAGTTATGCCGCTCGTGCCGGGAGCTAACGCGCAGTAACATCTATACCCTTAACCTGGCAGCAGCTGATCTTCTCTACGTCTGTTCGCTGCCACTGCTGGTCTACAATTACGCCAGCCATGATTACTGGCCCTTCGGAGACTTCACCTGCCGTCTGGTGCGTTTCCAGTTCTACAGCAACCTTCACGGCAGTATCTTCTTCCTCACCTGCCTCAGCTTCCAGCGTTACCTCGGCATCTGCCACCCGCTGGCCAGCTGGCATAAACAGGGTGGACGTCGGGTGGCGTGGATAAcatgtggttgtgtttgggttGCTGTGGCGATTCTATGTGCGCCAACATTTCAGTTTGCTGCCACAGGTGTACAGCGTAACCGTACTGTGTGTTATGATCTGAGCACTCCTGAGAGATCAAAGCAGTACTTCCCTTACGGCATGGCACTGACCTGCCTGGGCTTCCTGCTTCCCTTCCTGGTGATCATCATGCTTTACTGCTGCATGGCACATGTGCTTTGCCGTAGCAATGGAGCTGGGACCCCAGCCTCACAGGACAAGCGCAGGAGGGCAGTCCGCATGATCATTATCGTGGTGCTGGTGTTTGCAATCAGTTTCTTTCCATTTCACATCACTAAGACCCTGTACCTGCTGGTCCGGACTCTTCCAGAGGCACCGTGCCAGGTCAGAaactttttctctgtgatttacAAGAGCACGCGACCCTTCGCTAGCATGAACAGCGTCCTTGACCCCATTCTCTTTTACTTCACCCAGCCGAAATATCGGCACAGTACCCGCAAGCTCCTGGTCCGGATCACTACAGCACGAGACAAGTCTGACAAAGTCTGA